The Brevibacillus brevis genome contains a region encoding:
- a CDS encoding sigma-70 family RNA polymerase sigma factor, with amino-acid sequence MNDKELLPWLEKMLTGDEAAFRVVYQATHTDVHRTIAFLVYNKQDIEDIVNETYIRMWRSFHTYDQSRPFRFWLHGITVRQVQDWKRKAWRRIRLFERNRLMHDEQFDWADSTVIKSETQLELLGVVRTLSYKLRLVVILRYFHDYALDEIAELLQIPLGTVKSRHHLALKALRKHCELSGGDSYVHRQTTTR; translated from the coding sequence ATGAATGATAAAGAGTTGCTCCCTTGGCTGGAAAAAATGCTGACGGGAGACGAAGCAGCTTTTCGCGTCGTTTATCAAGCTACGCACACCGATGTTCATCGTACGATCGCTTTTCTTGTCTACAACAAACAAGACATCGAAGACATAGTGAATGAAACCTATATTCGTATGTGGCGTTCTTTTCACACCTATGATCAGAGTCGGCCGTTTCGCTTTTGGCTTCACGGGATCACCGTCCGTCAGGTGCAGGACTGGAAAAGGAAAGCTTGGCGAAGAATACGGCTCTTTGAACGAAACCGCCTTATGCACGATGAGCAATTTGATTGGGCAGATTCCACAGTGATCAAATCTGAGACACAGCTTGAATTGCTCGGAGTGGTTCGTACACTTTCGTACAAGTTACGCCTAGTGGTCATTCTGCGCTATTTTCACGATTATGCTCTGGATGAAATCGCCGAGTTGCTGCAAATCCCGCTCGGTACCGTGAAATCCAGGCATCATCTGGCACTGAAGGCACTACGCAAGCATTGCGAATTATCGGGAGGAGACTCTTATGTCCATAGACAAACAACTACGCGATGA